The following proteins are encoded in a genomic region of Syngnathus acus chromosome 22, fSynAcu1.2, whole genome shotgun sequence:
- the ankrd9 gene encoding ankyrin repeat domain-containing protein 9 — MPWLLSSPPHPSTLSPSQRHCERTAFAFYCAVRDQLPAWLLEDMRSMEVFLWDDGHPRAFSPGDALMYALVHDHQDYARYLLRSFSVKALHVSQCGVCQSSGSAHLHVAVRYNRTTILGLMVDLVKESAPEGWCQEYLNSCGGCAHGADAGKTAVQLAVELSRADCLLLLLVHGARPHALDAALLRLGASGGAERRDAQHCLELLLLFAPEPVALCRLRDEPQRWQSLLGRNVFGWLSGSVPPPLLLQAFRTIAQAVPGQINLLPTFLQPHRELRLDFPLPWK; from the coding sequence ATGCCCTGGCTGCTCTCATCTCCGCCGCATCCTTCCACGCTGTCCCCATCCCAGCGACACTGTGAGCGTACCGCCTTCGCCTTCTACTGCGCAGTGCGGGACCAACTTCCAGCGTGGCTGTTGGAGGACATGCGCAGCATGGAGGTGTTCCTGTGGGATGACGGCCACCCGCGCGCCTTCTCGCCCGGAGATGCACTTATGTACGCGCTGGTGCACGACCACCAGGACTATGCACGCTACCTCCTCCGCAGTTTCTCTGTCAAGGCACTACACGTGTCACAATGTGGCGTATGCCAAAGCAGCGGGTCGGCGCATCTGCACGTGGCGGTGCGTTACAACCGGACCACCATCCTGGGATTGATGGTGGACTTGGTGAAGGAGTCAGCGCCTGAAGGATGGTGTCAAGAGTACCTGAACAGCTGCGGAGGCTGTGCGCATGGAGCAGATGCAGGGAAGACAGCGGTGCAGTTGGCAGTGGAACTGTCACGGGCTGACTGTTTGCTGCTTCTCCTGGTGCACGGAGCACGGCCGCATGCTTTGGATGCGGCACTACTGCGACTCGGCGCTTCTGGTGGGGCCGAGCGACGCGATGCCCAGCActgcttggagctgcttctgCTTTTTGCACCGGAACCGGTGGCACTGTGTCGCCTGCGGGATGAACCGCAGAGATGGCAAAGCCTCCTGGGACGGAATGTGTTTGGCTGGTTGAGCGGTTCAGTTCCGCCGCCACTTCTGCTTCAGGCTTTCAGGACCATAGCCCAGGCTGTCCCAGGTCAAATTAACCTGTTGCCCACTTTCCTGCAACCGCATCGTGAATTAAGATTGGACTTTCCCTTACCGTGGAAATAG